The genomic region GCATCGACAGCAGACAAGGCATCATCCAGAATCAGAATATCAGGGTTAGCGATAAAGGCACGCGCCAGCGATACCCGCTGTTTCTGTCCACCGGACAGAGAGATTCCTTTTTCACCAACGAGTGTATCCAGTCCATCGGACAAGGTTCCCAGATCTCCGTCAAAAGCGGCGGTACGAATGGCTTCCATAATCACTTCATCACTGGCACCAGGCTTACCAAATTGAATGTTCTGACGAACCGATTTGGAGAACAGGACTTGTTCCTGGGGTACATACCCGATCCAGCTGTGCAAGTCATCTTTGGCGATATCCTGAATGGGATGACCCGAGATGCTTAATGTGCCCGAACCAGCAGGGTATTCGTGAAGCAGTTGTTTGAGCAAAGTAGACTTGCCGCTACCCGTACGACCGACAACACCCAATGTTTGACCACGTCGTAGCGAAAAGCTGATATGACTGAGATTGTCGACAGTGGAGCTAGGGTAACGGAAGGTAACATCCTGCATCGCAATTTCTTCCGGATTCGTAACATGAGCAGGTTGCTCCACATCTTGTACAGCAGGTTCTACGGATAAAGTTTCATTGACCCGATCAAGTGAAGCGCTACCGCGCTGCATCAGGTTAATCAATTCGCCGATGGCGAACATGGGCCAGATCATCATCCCCAGGTACATATTGAACGATACGAGATCTCCCAAGGTAATTTCATTATGGAATACAAGATATATGCCGTAGGCAAGTGCAATCACATAACTGAGTCCAACGAAGAGTCGGATGGTTGGTTCGAACAGGGCATCCATTCTGGCAACGGCCAGGTTTTTGCGATATACATCTTCGGTCACATCGGCGAACCGTTTCTCGTCCAGACGTTCCTGCACATAGGCGCGCACGACACGAATACCGGCGATGGATTCCAACACTTGGTCATTCATATCTCCGAATGCATCCTGTGCCAGAGTGTAACGTTGATGTACAGCTTTACCATAGATCATCATGGCAATGGCGATAAAAGGTAAAGGCAGGATTGCCGCCAGGGTCAGTTTCCAGCTGACCAGGAAGCCCATTGCGAACAATACAGTGGCCAGAAAGGCCGTAGAGTCTGTTAAGGTCAGCATGCCAAAGCCTGCTGTAGTAGCAATGGAACGAAGGTCATTGGTGGCCCGAGCCATCAGATCTCCCGTTCTGTTTTTCTCAAAAAAGGGAGGAGTCATCCGTAACAAGTGGTCCATGAAGCGTGAACGAAGTAACCGCTCCACCAGATTGGCACCACCAAACAGTTTATGCATCCAAACGTATGTAACCAGATAGATAATGATGACCGTTCCCAGAATAAGCAAGATATAACGGGTAAGTGAGGCGCCTGTAATGGAACCACGCACAATCTCGTCGATGGCATTACCAAGAAGACGAGGAGGCAGCAGTTCAGCAACGCCCACCAGAATAAGCAAGATGACACCGGTCAGGTATCGTTTGCGTTCCAGCCGGAAGAACCAGGCCAGGTTTTTAAGTACAGAGAACACGTGTTATCCCTTCCTTTCAATGTCCGTGAAATGCAGATTCTGTTCATGTATGCCGAAATGTACCCACAAAAAAAGACATACCGCACGCAGGCGGTATGTCTTCATATGTCATACGGCAGCATGGCTCGGAGAACAGAGCCGCTACCATACATAAGTTCGATTGTGAGTAAACATCACAGAGGTTCTAATGAAAGAACGTCTTGTCATGCCGACTTATGAACAGAATAATGATTTCGGGTGTGCTCCGGTATTTAATTGTGTGCTGAATTGACCTATCATATGTTTGTTAAACACCGTAATCACCCTTTCTTTTTTTGGAAATAAATGCAATGTAGACCTCGTATGTTTGCATCTTAACACCGGCTTTTACAATCTGTCAAACATTTTTCACAACTTATTTTGTCTTTATGTGGTTACTCGGGTTTGTATTCAGGTCCTTGTAGCGATATGATGGAACATATATATACAGAAGGAGCTGACACCAAATGAGTACCATACATGTATCCGATCAAGCTGCTCGCTGGTACAAGGAAGAACTGAATTTGAACGAGGGAGACAGCATCCGATTTTTTGCCCGTTATAGCTCTGGCGGAGGTCTTCATCCTGGATTTTCGCTCGGCATTGCTGTGGAGAAACCAAGACATCCTGCGGATCAAACCGAAGTGTCGGGGATTCAATTCTTTATGGAAGATCACGATTATTGGTATCTGAAAGGGCACCAACTGCATGTGGATATCGTTGATGAAGGTCAGGATATCGAATATCGTTATACTGAAATATAATGTCTTGATGTATTCTGCAAAGCAATAGATGAATCACAGGTCGCCACCGGCTTCCGAGTAGGAGGAGGGGATAAGCAGTGAATCTGCCAGCCCGAGATTTGGCCCAGTATATCGCAAAACGCTCTCATATTGTTGTAAAAGCGGCGGTGCGGGCTGAGAACGAACAAGGTGAATTGCTGCTGATTCAGCACGCTGAGCATGGTTATTGGCGTATGCCAGCCGGTGAGATGCGTCCAGGTGAAGCCATTGAGGATGCTGCACACCGGGAGTTATGGGAAGAGACAGGTTGGACGACCAATACCATGACACTGGAAGGTCTGTATTCGGGGCCTGATCTTCGGTATCTGCATGCGAGCGGAGATGAAGAGTATTATGTCATTGCCTTGTTCCGGACACAGATCATTCAGGATGACCTTGTGGAATCGCGTGTAAATAGTGATGCGGGTCTGAAGTTTTTTGCGCTGGAGTCGTTACCACCTCTGAATGAGATTAGCCGAATTCTGTTAGCGCAGGATATTGCGGAATAAAATAAGTGTTGACGCAAAAATGACCTCGGTATCCACAATAAAGTGGGTACTGAGGTCATTTTTTGTTTTCGGATTTCCGTGCACTCCGTGATGAATTACACCTGATCCAGTGGTTCATCATCCATTGCAAAATCAAAATCATCAATATCAAATACCTGTACAGGTGATTCAGACTCAATAATACGTGCAATCAGTTCAACCTGATCGGTGAGAATCGGGATACTCAGGCGCTGAGATGTCAGCAGCAGTTCGGTCTCAATGGGATCGAAATACTCTCCGTACTGTGCCGTATCTACAGCATTGATAATGGCAATGGATACTTGGTCACCAAATAGAATGGAAGGGCTTTTTGCCCATGGAACAAGTAATGCACGCTCTATTTTTTTCTTATTCAGTGGTTCCTCGAAATAAGAAATCATTTCATTGATTTTGGATTTCACATGCTGGTCATCTGCCGGGTTATCCATCATGGGATCAGGACTGGTCTGGAATTCATATAGCTCAAGGATGGTGGTATAAGGAACAATATATTCAACAGGCGCGGGCGGCGCTAGCAATTGACCGTAAATGGCCACCATCACGGCTTCTGTAATAAACTGACGTGACATGGTTCCTTAATCCTCCTGCGCCATTAATAGTTGCAAAGTGAATCTATAATTTCCTGCAACAGCATAACCACAATATCGATTATTCTGTTGTAGACTCATGTACATAATTTGCATGAATAGAAGTATATCACACAACGGTGGGAAATACAGCCAATCTGCAGAGCATGTCAGGTCACACCCTCACAACCCGGATCAGGATTTGCCCAGTAACAACGACAATATTCCCGCCGCGATCAATGGCCCCACAGGAACACCCTTGAACAGAGCAACGCCGAGTACCGTTCCGATTAACAGCCCGGCAACGACAGTTGGTTGTGTACCCATCAGCGTAGCGCCTCGTCCACCGAGATATGCCACTAGTAATCCTACGCCAATGGCGAGCAGTGATTTCCAGTGCAGGAAAGACTCGCCGATGGTCTGCAGACTCATTTTGCCACTAGCAAGAGGTGCCATCACGCCAATGGTCAGAATGATAATTCCCAGTGTAAGTCCGTATTTTTCGAGCCATGGAAATGCCTGATTCAGGTTCAGAACTCGTAGCAACAACAGAAATACCATCGCTACGGTCACCGGTGTGTTGCTGCTGATAATCCCGAGGGCCGCAAATCCGAGCAACAGCAGGGAGGTCATGTCCATGGTCTTCATTTCCCTTCAGTCTGTCCACGTTGTCTGCTAACGATATGTTCCGCAATGTACCTACCATGCCAGCGTCCGGATTCAATAAAGACTTCATTGGCATTACGCCCAGAAGCGATGACTCCGCCCACGTATATACCAGGTACGCTGCTTTCCATCGTTTGCGCATCATATACGGGTTTATCCATATCATCGGACATCTCTACACCTACGGAAGCGAGCAGATGGCGATCCGGGCGGAAACCGGTCATGGCCAGAACAAAGTCGTTATCCAGTTCGCTAGTGGAACCATCCGTGTGTATCAGACGAATCGAATCATCCAATATTTCATTCACGCGTGATTCCAGATGAAGCGTGATACGGCCTTTTGTCACCATGCTTTCGAATAGCGGACGTACCCATGGTTTGATGTGTTCAGACAGACCACTGCCGCGATAAACCATATCAATATGTGCTCCGACACGAACCAGTTCCATGGCCGCGTCCACCGCGGAGTTGCTTCCACCAATAATGGCAACACGCGTACGGGTATAAGGGTGGGCTTCCCGGAAATAGTGGGTTACTTTATCTTTGTCTTCTCCAGGAATGCCCAGATAGTTAGGATGGTCAAAATAACCGGTAGCTACAACTACATTGCGTCCAACATGTACGATGGCCTCCCCGCGTCGATTGAGCGTATGTACCTCAAACGTGCCATCATCCTTGCGTTTGATCTCACGGGCTTCCTCATAGTTATGAACACGCAGGCCAAAATGTTCGGCTACCCTGCGATAATAGGCGAGTGCTTCATAACGAAACGGTTTATCATTAGGTGTGCTGAACGGAACGTTTCCGATCTCAAGCAGCTCGGCTGTGCTGAAAAACTGCATATGGGTTGGATACAGATAAATAGATTGGACGATATTGTATTTCTCAACAATCACAGCGGACAGTCCCAGCCGCTCGCATTCAATGGCAGCAGACAGACCGCATGGGCCTCCGCCGATAATAATGACATCTTCCATGTTCTTAATCCTCCTTATTTCAAGCAATATAATCCTACCGTAAATAACGGGCTAATGCCAGTTCAAGCGTGAGTTTAACCCAGACAGGCTTCCTTGAATCCAAAGGAGTTGACGTGGAGAGAGGAAAAGATTAATATCAAATTAGATATTTATATAATTGAAAGTGAGATGAACGATGATGCAGCTGGAGAAAATTGTAGCTTATCATAAAGCGTTAGCTGACCCGACCCGGCTGCGCATGCTGCTGCTGTTGGCCCAGGGTGAACTGCACGGACAGGCCCTTGCCGAGCGGCTCAATCTGTCACAGCCAACCGTGACACATCATGCTTCCAAGCTGAGAGAGGCGGCGCTGATCAAGGAACGACGGGAGAAAAACACCGTGTATTTCACACTCAATCCTTCGTTTATCCGTGAAAATGCACAGGCTTCGGTTGATTTTATCTTCAAGCGAGAGGAGGTTACGGATATGAGTGATGTGAACGAAACATTGAAAGCGTCGGTCATGAGAAATTTTTTCTCCAAAGATGGACGACTGCGTCAGATTCCGGCTCAATATAAGAAAAAACTGATTGTACTTGGTCATCTGGTAGAGCAGCTTGAATTCGGTTGGAAGTATACGGAAAAAGAAATCAATACATTTATAAAGCAATACCATGAAGACTTTGCCACGATTCGTCGGGAATTTATCATGCATCAGTTCATGTACCGGGAAGAGGAGATCTATGAATTGAATCCGAAGGAAATGTGGACGCGCTGGGATCAGGTCAAATAAAGTAGACGGGTAAAATATAGTTTGGGCTTGACAACTGCAAAGCTCAGTGTGTAACATAATGGATAATTCTACAAGGGAGGCGATTGTTTATGACAAACTTAAATGCTGTATACGTTAATTTGAATATGAACAGCGTCTCCGGAACGGATCAATGCATGTAATTTTGCGTTAAATGGGTAGCAATACCCATTGTAACGTGAAGTATCGTAACATGCTCAGATGAAGCCACGGGTGAAGCACCCGTGGCTTTTTTGTTTGCCGATAAAAGGGTGTTCCTGAATTATTTATAGCGGATAGTTAAGTATATGTCCGGTATAACGATGAAGGGGTAGCTCTGTGGTTCGGCTAACTACTTATTGCCGCGGGTGTATTCTTACCCGTGGTTTTTTTGTTTTGATCTGAACACCGGAGATGATGGTTCACTCGGCTTGCACGAAGTAAACAACTTATTTTGGGAGGAATTTTTATTTTAGATATCCATATTAAGAAGTACGGCTGGTCTGCAAAGTGGCAGGAACTGTGGCAAGAGACAGGGATGGAAGAGCAGGAGAAAAAGCCAGCCAGAATTATCGCAGACCATGGACATCTGCAACGTCTGATTACAGAAGAGGGCGAATGCTGGGGAAGAATTTCGGGCCGAATGCGTCATGATAGTCTGGAGACCAGCTTGGCACCAGCGGTTGGAGATTGGGTGGCCATTACAGGTCAGGCAGGTGAAGAAGCGATTATTCACAATCTGGTGCCACGTCAGAGCCGGGTCTCGAGACAAGCCGCAGGTCCGGTGACCAAGGAACAATTAATCGCCGCCAACGTCGATACACTGCTGATCGTGGCAGCACTTAATCATGATTTCAACCTTAGACGGCTCGAAAGATACGTGCTGATGGCATGGAATGGTGGGGTAAGACCAGTCATTGTCCTGAGCAAAAGTGATCTGTGCAACAATGTGGAGGAACAGATCCGAAGTGTAGAAGGAGTAGCTCCAGGCGTTGAAGTGCTCGCGATATCCGCTGTGGAGGACCAAGGCAAATCGTTACTGGAAAGATATTTGCAACCAGGGTTGACTGTTGCGCTCACAGGATCTTCTGGCAGTGGCAAGTCTACGCTGGTGAACTGGATGATGGGTGAGGATGTACAGCTTACACAATCCGTCCGTGAGGGAGACAGCCGTGGGAGACATACAACAACACACCGGGAGATGTTTGTACTCCCACAGGGAGCTGTATTGATCGATACTCCAGGCATGCGTGAGCTTAATCTCTGGGATGAAGGCAGTGATGGATTGTCCCATGCGTTTGGAGAAATTGAAGAACTTGCCGCCACGTGCAGATTTCTGGATTGCAGTCATACAAGGGAAGCTGGATGTGCAGTGAAAGAGGCCATACAAGATGGTACATTGGATGAAAAACGGCTGAGCAATTATCTGAAGATGCAGAAAGAATTGCAATATCAACAACGTAAAGAAGAAGTGGCAACGAGAAGGCGTACAGCCTCCAGCAAACCGGCCAGTAGTCGCAAACCCAAGCACTCCCGTAGTGTGAAAGAGTGGGAGGAAGCCTGAAATCAGGCGGGCATCATCTGCTATCTTGCATAAGATAGGTCAGGAGGGATGTCATTATGCCAGATTATAGGATCATTGTCGATCTGTCTGACCATATGTTATATCTTCTGGATGGCAATCAGGTGATCAAGGGCTATCCTGTGGCAACCGGAAAGATGCTCACACAGACTCCGAGCGGGGAGTTCACTATTATTAACAAACAATCTAATCCAGGAGGGCCATTTGGCGTGTTGTGGATGGGACTGTCTGCACCCCATTATGGCATACACGGAACCAATGAGCCTTGGTCCATTGGCAAATCCGTCTCCCATGGTTGTATACGCATGTACAACTCGGATGTACTGGATCTGTCTTCCAAGGTATCTGTAGGCACGAGGGTAACGATCCGGCCGTAGGGCC from Paenibacillus sp. FSL R5-0341 harbors:
- a CDS encoding ABC transporter transmembrane domain-containing protein, giving the protein MFSVLKNLAWFFRLERKRYLTGVILLILVGVAELLPPRLLGNAIDEIVRGSITGASLTRYILLILGTVIIIYLVTYVWMHKLFGGANLVERLLRSRFMDHLLRMTPPFFEKNRTGDLMARATNDLRSIATTAGFGMLTLTDSTAFLATVLFAMGFLVSWKLTLAAILPLPFIAIAMMIYGKAVHQRYTLAQDAFGDMNDQVLESIAGIRVVRAYVQERLDEKRFADVTEDVYRKNLAVARMDALFEPTIRLFVGLSYVIALAYGIYLVFHNEITLGDLVSFNMYLGMMIWPMFAIGELINLMQRGSASLDRVNETLSVEPAVQDVEQPAHVTNPEEIAMQDVTFRYPSSTVDNLSHISFSLRRGQTLGVVGRTGSGKSTLLKQLLHEYPAGSGTLSISGHPIQDIAKDDLHSWIGYVPQEQVLFSKSVRQNIQFGKPGASDEVIMEAIRTAAFDGDLGTLSDGLDTLVGEKGISLSGGQKQRVSLARAFIANPDILILDDALSAVDARTEAKIIENIRNKRSGKTTLISTHRLSAIEHADRIIVLEHGKITEEGTHQELLAMNGWYREQYERQQVESNLST
- a CDS encoding HesB/YadR/YfhF family protein, giving the protein MSTIHVSDQAARWYKEELNLNEGDSIRFFARYSSGGGLHPGFSLGIAVEKPRHPADQTEVSGIQFFMEDHDYWYLKGHQLHVDIVDEGQDIEYRYTEI
- a CDS encoding NUDIX domain-containing protein, with amino-acid sequence MNLPARDLAQYIAKRSHIVVKAAVRAENEQGELLLIQHAEHGYWRMPAGEMRPGEAIEDAAHRELWEETGWTTNTMTLEGLYSGPDLRYLHASGDEEYYVIALFRTQIIQDDLVESRVNSDAGLKFFALESLPPLNEISRILLAQDIAE
- a CDS encoding DUF441 domain-containing protein; this translates as MDMTSLLLLGFAALGIISSNTPVTVAMVFLLLLRVLNLNQAFPWLEKYGLTLGIIILTIGVMAPLASGKMSLQTIGESFLHWKSLLAIGVGLLVAYLGGRGATLMGTQPTVVAGLLIGTVLGVALFKGVPVGPLIAAGILSLLLGKS
- a CDS encoding YpdA family putative bacillithiol disulfide reductase; translated protein: MEDVIIIGGGPCGLSAAIECERLGLSAVIVEKYNIVQSIYLYPTHMQFFSTAELLEIGNVPFSTPNDKPFRYEALAYYRRVAEHFGLRVHNYEEAREIKRKDDGTFEVHTLNRRGEAIVHVGRNVVVATGYFDHPNYLGIPGEDKDKVTHYFREAHPYTRTRVAIIGGSNSAVDAAMELVRVGAHIDMVYRGSGLSEHIKPWVRPLFESMVTKGRITLHLESRVNEILDDSIRLIHTDGSTSELDNDFVLAMTGFRPDRHLLASVGVEMSDDMDKPVYDAQTMESSVPGIYVGGVIASGRNANEVFIESGRWHGRYIAEHIVSRQRGQTEGK
- a CDS encoding metalloregulator ArsR/SmtB family transcription factor → MQLEKIVAYHKALADPTRLRMLLLLAQGELHGQALAERLNLSQPTVTHHASKLREAALIKERREKNTVYFTLNPSFIRENAQASVDFIFKREEVTDMSDVNETLKASVMRNFFSKDGRLRQIPAQYKKKLIVLGHLVEQLEFGWKYTEKEINTFIKQYHEDFATIRREFIMHQFMYREEEIYELNPKEMWTRWDQVK
- the rsgA gene encoding ribosome small subunit-dependent GTPase A produces the protein MGGIFILDIHIKKYGWSAKWQELWQETGMEEQEKKPARIIADHGHLQRLITEEGECWGRISGRMRHDSLETSLAPAVGDWVAITGQAGEEAIIHNLVPRQSRVSRQAAGPVTKEQLIAANVDTLLIVAALNHDFNLRRLERYVLMAWNGGVRPVIVLSKSDLCNNVEEQIRSVEGVAPGVEVLAISAVEDQGKSLLERYLQPGLTVALTGSSGSGKSTLVNWMMGEDVQLTQSVREGDSRGRHTTTHREMFVLPQGAVLIDTPGMRELNLWDEGSDGLSHAFGEIEELAATCRFLDCSHTREAGCAVKEAIQDGTLDEKRLSNYLKMQKELQYQQRKEEVATRRRTASSKPASSRKPKHSRSVKEWEEA
- a CDS encoding L,D-transpeptidase, whose protein sequence is MPDYRIIVDLSDHMLYLLDGNQVIKGYPVATGKMLTQTPSGEFTIINKQSNPGGPFGVLWMGLSAPHYGIHGTNEPWSIGKSVSHGCIRMYNSDVLDLSSKVSVGTRVTIRP